The following DNA comes from Flammeovirgaceae bacterium.
AGGTTCAGGAACTTAACCATGGCCGCCTGGCTGTCCAGCATCCCCTCGTCCATATTGACGTCAATTACCTGCGCCCCTCCCCTTACCTGGTCCAACGCCACCTCCAGTGCTTTTTCAAAATCCCCTTCTTTTATAAGCCGTAGGAATTTTGCAGAACCGGTCACATTGGTCCTCTCACCGATATTGACGAAGTTGGATTCCGGGGTAATGGTGACGGCCTCCATCCCACTTAACTGCAATTGCCTAGGATACATGTTCTATCGTTGTCCTGTTATGATTGATATTATTTTTATTGGGTTGAATGCCCCTCTTATTCTTTCCATGCTGTCAAACTTATTGACCATCGGCCAAACTGGCATCGGCCAACAACCGCGGGGCATAGCGGGTGGCCAGGCCGGCTATTACTTTGATGTGGTCCGGTGTGGTCCCGCAGCAACCTCCTATTATGTTGACCAAGCCTTCTTTTAGGAAACCTTCAATCTGTTTTCCCATTTCTTCCGGGCCCTGGTCGTACCCACCAAAGGCATTGGGCAGGCCCGCATTGGGGTAGGCGCTCACAAAAAATGGTGCCTTCTCGTTCAACACCTGCAGGTAGGGCCTTAATTGCGAAGCCCCCAATGCACAATTTAGCCCGATGCTTAGCAAGGGCACGTGCGACACCGAAATGAGAAATGCCTCAGTCGTTTGGCCCGATAGTGTCCTCCCGCTTGCATCGGTGATGGTGCCGGACACCATGATAGGGATTTCCTCACCCTTTTCTTCAAAAAGTTCCTGGATGGCAAACAGGGCCGCCTTGGCATTTAGGGTGTCGAAAATGGTCTCCACCAGCAGCAGGTCAACGCCCCCGTCCATCAGTCCACGGGCCTGTTCTTTGTACGCTTCCCTGAGTTGGTCAAAGGAGATGGCCCTGTAGCCGGGGTTGTTCACATCGGGCGACAGGGAGGCAGTCTTATTGGTGGGGCCCAGTGCCCCTGCCACAAACCTGGGCTTATCGGGGTTTTGACGGGTGATCCCTTCGGCCACATTTTTGGCGATCCTGGCCGACTCCACGTTCAGTTCGTAAACCATTTCTTCTAGGTGGTAGTCGGCCTGGGCTATGGAGGTGCCGCTGAAAGTATTGGTCTCCACAATATCGGCACCGGCCTCAAAGTACTGCCTGTGAATGTCCTCAATAATCCCGGGCATGGTGAGGGAAAGCAGGTCATTGTTTCCCTTAAGGGGGTACTTGTGGTTTTTGAACCTTGTGCCACGAAAATCCTCCTCATCCAGTCCATGCCGCTGGACCATCGTGCCCATGGCACCGTCCAGTACCATTATCCGTTTTTTTAAAATTTCTTGTATGGTCACCTTTCTGGTATTTATATAACCGCTACTATCCAGAAAGGGCCTTAACGTGATTGGCCGCTCATCTTCTCCCGGTTAAATGTTTGTCGGGATGGGAATTAGCACAACATCCTGGTTCCCGTAGTTTGGGGATATGGACAAGTTGCTAAGGCATCACAGGGCCCAGTCCCTCCGCCTTTCTGGATAAGCCATGCAAAGAAATGCAAATACTTGCTAAAAATGAAGTTTCAAAATGCTTATTTTGTTTGTTGAAATGAAATGACCACACTACTTCACGCCTTTGAAGCTCGCAGCCATCGACATTGGGTCCAATGCCATCCGTTTTCAAATTTCCACGGTACTGGACCGCGGGCCCAAAGCACTC
Coding sequences within:
- a CDS encoding homocysteine S-methyltransferase family protein translates to MVLDGAMGTMVQRHGLDEEDFRGTRFKNHKYPLKGNNDLLSLTMPGIIEDIHRQYFEAGADIVETNTFSGTSIAQADYHLEEMVYELNVESARIAKNVAEGITRQNPDKPRFVAGALGPTNKTASLSPDVNNPGYRAISFDQLREAYKEQARGLMDGGVDLLLVETIFDTLNAKAALFAIQELFEEKGEEIPIMVSGTITDASGRTLSGQTTEAFLISVSHVPLLSIGLNCALGASQLRPYLQVLNEKAPFFVSAYPNAGLPNAFGGYDQGPEEMGKQIEGFLKEGLVNIIGGCCGTTPDHIKVIAGLATRYAPRLLADASLADGQ